A stretch of the Lolium perenne isolate Kyuss_39 chromosome 3, Kyuss_2.0, whole genome shotgun sequence genome encodes the following:
- the LOC127342056 gene encoding phosphoenolpyruvate carboxylase 1 isoform X1 has protein sequence MISLHSAPRFTLLIKLEPGWRRRLALPQYAVLRRPATRSVRAAAVAESVGAELRRLARDIVAGDDNDRLLNYETLLVDRFLDILQELHGSNFRRVAEECLRVSGEYQRDGGDQAARLAQLGALFTSLDVGDAITLTSSFSHMLNLANLAEEVQMVRQKKMEASCRGSFADEGSAPTESDIDETIQRLVHGLGKTPREVFDALRTQTTDLVFTAHPTQSVRRSLLEKHARSVNAYFRYGDYIKLGEEIQI, from the exons ATGATATCCCTCCACTCCGCCCCGCGGTTCACGCTCTTGATAAAGCTCGAGcccggctggaggcggcggctCGCGCTGCCGCAGTACGCCGTCCTACGGCGGCCGGCGACGAGGAGCGTCcgcgcggcggcggtggccgAGTCCGTCGGCGCCGAGCTCCGCCGGCTCGCGCGCGACATAGTGGCCGGCGACGAcaatgaccggctgctcaactacGAGACCCTCCTCGTCGACCGCTTCCTGGACATCCTGCAGGAGCtgcacggcagcaacttcagaCGAGTG GCTGAGGAGTGCCTGAGGGTGTCCGGGGAGTACCAGCGCGACGGGGGCGACCAGGCGGCGAGGCTGGCCCAGCTGGGGGCGCTCTTCACCAGCCTCGACGTCGGCGACGCCATCACGCTCACCAGCTCCTTCTCCCACATGCTCAACCTGGCCAACCTCGCCGAGGAGGTCCAGATGGTGCGCCAGAAGAAGATGGAGGCCAGCTGCCGCGGCAGCTTCGCCGATGAGGGCTCCGCGCCCACCGAGTCCGACATCGACGAGACCATCCAGCGGCTCGTGCACGGGCTCGGCAAGACGCCCCGGGAGGTGTTCGACGCGCTCAGGACACAGACCACCGACCTCGTCTTCACCGCGCACCCCACACAGTCCGTCAGGAGGTCGCTTCTCGAGAAGCACGCCAG ATCGGTGAATGCTTATTTCAGGTATGGGGACTATATAAAGCTAGGTGAGGAGATTCAAATTTAA
- the LOC127342056 gene encoding phosphoenolpyruvate carboxylase 1 isoform X2, protein MISLHSAPRFTLLIKLEPGWRRRLALPQYAVLRRPATRSVRAAAVAESVGAELRRLARDIVAGDDNDRLLNYETLLVDRFLDILQELHGSNFRRVAEECLRVSGEYQRDGGDQAARLAQLGALFTSLDVGDAITLTSSFSHMLNLANLAEEVQMVRQKKMEASCRGSFADEGSAPTESDIDETIQRLVHGLGKTPREVFDALRTQTTDLVFTAHPTQSVRRSLLEKHARYGDYIKLGEEIQI, encoded by the exons ATGATATCCCTCCACTCCGCCCCGCGGTTCACGCTCTTGATAAAGCTCGAGcccggctggaggcggcggctCGCGCTGCCGCAGTACGCCGTCCTACGGCGGCCGGCGACGAGGAGCGTCcgcgcggcggcggtggccgAGTCCGTCGGCGCCGAGCTCCGCCGGCTCGCGCGCGACATAGTGGCCGGCGACGAcaatgaccggctgctcaactacGAGACCCTCCTCGTCGACCGCTTCCTGGACATCCTGCAGGAGCtgcacggcagcaacttcagaCGAGTG GCTGAGGAGTGCCTGAGGGTGTCCGGGGAGTACCAGCGCGACGGGGGCGACCAGGCGGCGAGGCTGGCCCAGCTGGGGGCGCTCTTCACCAGCCTCGACGTCGGCGACGCCATCACGCTCACCAGCTCCTTCTCCCACATGCTCAACCTGGCCAACCTCGCCGAGGAGGTCCAGATGGTGCGCCAGAAGAAGATGGAGGCCAGCTGCCGCGGCAGCTTCGCCGATGAGGGCTCCGCGCCCACCGAGTCCGACATCGACGAGACCATCCAGCGGCTCGTGCACGGGCTCGGCAAGACGCCCCGGGAGGTGTTCGACGCGCTCAGGACACAGACCACCGACCTCGTCTTCACCGCGCACCCCACACAGTCCGTCAGGAGGTCGCTTCTCGAGAAGCACGCCAG GTATGGGGACTATATAAAGCTAGGTGAGGAGATTCAAATTTAA